In the Candidatus Baltobacteraceae bacterium genome, one interval contains:
- the carB gene encoding carbamoyl-phosphate synthase large subunit → MPRRNVLVIGSGPIIIGQAAEFDYAGVQACRALHEEGHRVVLVNSNPATIMTDPEIADAVYLEPLSVASIAAIIEREKPDALLPTLGGQTGLNLAVELSEAGVLEQNNVEVLGTPIETIRLAEDRQRFKSTMLSIGEPVPSSVIVTDVETGIAFAAEYGYPLVVRPAYTLGGTGGGLVRDEAELRATLESGLAASLIHQALVETSLLGWKEIEYEILRDKADNCIVVCNMENIDPVGVHTGDSIVVAPSQTLSDHEYQMLRSASINVIRALRVQGGCNIQFALHPLRSEYQIIEVNPRVSRSSALASKATGYPIAKISTRIALGQTLDEIPNPVTGLTKAAYEPTLDYCVVKIPRWPFDKFPLADTRLGTQMKSTGEAMGIGRTFAAALLKALRGLDLKVETLTGAHFADWTQDELEEVLVQPTHERLGAISELMRRDVAVEHIAKISTVDPFWLWEMRELVSLEEELRRTPSDDAIERARVAGYSTLGITQLVGNDAHAKRDGRAFRMVDTAAAEFPAKSPYYYLSIGERDEMRKPPKEAVVVVGSGPIRIGQGIEFDYSSVHAAWALRDAGCSPVVVNNNPETVSTDFDISDVLVFEPPGADEVEAACKASGARGVMLAFGGQTAINLAQELHARGVPIVGSDRRSLDMAEDREKFDQALTRLGVARPKGRAAKTFREARVIARELGFPVLVRPSYVLGGRGMEIVYNEGQLASYVESAQPPTPDSPLLVDKYLPGLELEVDAAFDGDNILIPGIFEHIERAGIHSGDSISVYPPQTIDSKIEQQIADVTFSIAKELGIRGLLNIQFVYHENELLILEANPRASRTVPVISKATGINLVAAATRIALGESLTKMPYGLGLRPHVPFVVVKVPVFSFAKMRGVETILGPEMKSTGEVLGIDETFPGALRKAFEGAGIRMPRKGGRVLVALAEHSNDPREAQALRRYVDLGYTLIAPPTTAERLAAEGIITERADDVLDLVGRRGVDLVINTVTGTREATEGYRLRRIAAETNIACLTSIDTAAALAHALEHPAGPPRSLQEYHELVAGSQKAS, encoded by the coding sequence ATGCCCCGGCGGAACGTCCTCGTAATCGGCTCCGGTCCAATTATCATCGGTCAGGCAGCTGAATTCGACTACGCCGGTGTCCAAGCGTGCCGAGCGTTGCACGAGGAAGGCCATCGGGTCGTCCTCGTCAACTCGAATCCGGCGACGATCATGACCGATCCGGAAATCGCGGACGCGGTTTATCTCGAGCCCCTCAGCGTCGCGTCGATTGCGGCCATCATCGAGCGGGAAAAGCCGGATGCGCTTCTGCCGACGCTCGGTGGACAGACCGGACTCAACCTCGCCGTCGAGCTCAGCGAAGCCGGAGTCCTCGAGCAAAATAACGTCGAAGTGCTCGGAACTCCGATCGAGACGATTCGCCTAGCCGAAGACCGTCAGCGGTTCAAGAGCACGATGCTTTCAATCGGTGAGCCGGTTCCCTCGAGCGTCATCGTCACCGATGTCGAGACTGGAATCGCATTTGCCGCCGAGTACGGCTACCCACTCGTCGTGCGCCCTGCGTACACGCTGGGCGGAACCGGCGGTGGTCTGGTTCGCGATGAGGCCGAGCTGCGAGCCACGCTCGAATCCGGTCTCGCGGCGAGTTTGATTCATCAGGCACTGGTCGAGACATCGTTGCTCGGATGGAAAGAGATCGAATACGAGATCCTGCGCGATAAGGCCGACAATTGCATCGTCGTGTGCAACATGGAAAACATCGATCCGGTCGGTGTTCATACCGGCGATTCGATAGTTGTCGCGCCTTCGCAGACGCTTTCCGATCATGAATACCAGATGCTGCGCTCGGCGAGCATCAACGTCATTCGCGCGCTACGCGTTCAAGGCGGCTGCAATATACAATTTGCCTTGCATCCGCTGCGCTCCGAGTACCAGATCATCGAGGTAAACCCGCGTGTCTCGCGCTCGTCGGCGCTGGCGTCAAAAGCCACGGGCTATCCGATTGCGAAAATCTCGACGCGCATTGCGCTCGGCCAAACGCTCGACGAGATCCCGAATCCCGTAACGGGTCTGACGAAAGCCGCGTACGAGCCGACCCTCGATTACTGCGTCGTGAAGATTCCGCGTTGGCCCTTCGATAAGTTTCCGCTAGCAGACACGCGGCTCGGGACCCAGATGAAATCAACCGGCGAGGCGATGGGAATCGGACGCACCTTCGCAGCGGCATTGCTCAAAGCATTACGTGGACTCGACCTCAAGGTCGAGACCCTGACCGGCGCGCACTTCGCGGATTGGACGCAAGACGAACTGGAAGAAGTCCTGGTCCAGCCGACACACGAGCGCCTCGGGGCAATCTCAGAGCTGATGCGCCGCGACGTCGCGGTCGAACACATCGCCAAGATTTCGACCGTCGATCCGTTCTGGCTCTGGGAGATGCGCGAGCTCGTCTCGCTGGAAGAAGAGCTGCGCCGCACGCCCAGCGACGACGCAATCGAACGTGCCCGCGTCGCGGGTTATTCGACACTCGGCATCACGCAGCTCGTCGGTAACGACGCTCACGCGAAGCGTGACGGACGCGCGTTTCGTATGGTCGACACCGCAGCTGCCGAGTTTCCCGCAAAGTCGCCGTATTACTATCTTTCAATCGGCGAGCGCGACGAGATGCGTAAACCGCCGAAAGAAGCCGTCGTCGTCGTCGGGAGCGGTCCGATTCGGATCGGCCAGGGAATCGAGTTTGACTATTCGTCCGTTCACGCAGCCTGGGCGCTGCGCGATGCCGGCTGCTCGCCGGTCGTGGTCAACAACAACCCGGAAACAGTTTCGACGGACTTCGATATCTCGGACGTGCTCGTCTTCGAGCCGCCGGGCGCCGACGAAGTCGAGGCCGCGTGTAAAGCCAGCGGCGCGCGCGGCGTCATGCTCGCCTTCGGCGGGCAAACTGCGATCAATCTTGCGCAAGAGTTGCATGCACGCGGTGTCCCGATCGTCGGAAGCGACCGGCGTTCGCTCGACATGGCCGAAGATCGCGAGAAATTCGATCAAGCGCTGACGCGCCTTGGGGTCGCGCGCCCCAAAGGCCGTGCGGCGAAAACGTTCCGTGAAGCACGCGTCATCGCACGCGAGCTGGGATTCCCCGTCCTGGTTCGTCCGTCATATGTACTCGGGGGTCGCGGCATGGAGATCGTCTACAACGAAGGCCAGCTGGCATCGTACGTCGAGAGCGCCCAACCGCCGACGCCCGACTCACCATTGCTGGTCGACAAATATTTGCCCGGTCTCGAGCTCGAAGTCGATGCTGCATTCGACGGCGATAACATTTTGATTCCCGGGATCTTCGAGCACATCGAGCGCGCCGGGATTCACTCCGGCGACTCGATCAGCGTCTATCCGCCGCAGACGATCGACTCGAAGATCGAGCAGCAGATTGCGGACGTGACGTTCTCGATCGCAAAAGAGCTTGGGATCCGCGGCTTGCTTAACATCCAGTTTGTGTATCACGAAAACGAGCTGCTGATTCTCGAAGCGAATCCGCGCGCGAGCCGCACGGTACCGGTAATCTCGAAAGCGACCGGCATCAATCTCGTTGCGGCGGCAACGAGAATCGCGCTGGGCGAGAGCCTTACCAAAATGCCCTACGGTCTCGGCTTGCGGCCGCACGTACCGTTTGTCGTCGTCAAAGTTCCGGTATTTTCGTTCGCGAAGATGCGCGGGGTCGAAACGATCCTCGGACCGGAAATGAAATCAACCGGCGAAGTCCTCGGCATCGATGAAACGTTTCCGGGCGCACTTCGCAAAGCGTTCGAAGGCGCTGGGATCCGGATGCCGCGCAAAGGTGGCCGTGTACTCGTTGCGCTGGCGGAACACTCGAACGATCCGCGCGAAGCGCAAGCGCTGCGCAGGTACGTCGATCTCGGCTACACTCTAATTGCACCGCCGACGACGGCCGAACGCCTCGCAGCAGAAGGCATCATCACCGAACGCGCGGATGACGTCCTCGACCTGGTTGGGCGGCGCGGTGTCGATCTCGTCATCAACACGGTCACTGGGACGCGAGAGGCGACCGAAGGCTATCGCTTACGACGTATCGCGGCGGAAACGAACATCGCTTGTCTCACCAGCATCGATACCGCGGCTGCGCTCGCGCACGCGCTCGAACACCCCGCCGGTCCCCCACGTTCACTACAAGAGTATCACGAGCTCGTCGCAGGATCGCAGAAGGCATCATAG
- a CDS encoding nucleotidyltransferase family protein, with protein MNAVITAGGLVEGDFARTLGTDVKALARLGGTTMLDRAIDAARGAGVAKLAVIGGDEVRVRCRNRVEAVIDAATDGGENVLRALAAWEGAPLLYLTSDIPFVTAAAVQRFAQRSASYSITMPLAEHDAYVRRFPDAPEHVVELGGERVANGNVFFIAADAIAPVRSWATRFFGARKSKLGMARLLGPALLLRFVLGKLTIGAIEAKAQRTLGFPVAAIRDSDPEICYDVDTLEEYLYARDQLERTPA; from the coding sequence GTGAATGCCGTGATCACTGCCGGCGGTCTGGTCGAAGGCGACTTTGCTCGCACGCTTGGAACCGACGTGAAAGCGCTGGCCCGGCTGGGCGGGACAACGATGCTCGATCGTGCGATCGACGCAGCGCGCGGTGCCGGCGTTGCAAAACTCGCCGTGATCGGTGGCGATGAGGTTCGCGTGCGTTGCCGCAACCGCGTCGAGGCGGTGATCGATGCTGCAACGGACGGCGGCGAAAACGTCTTGCGAGCACTCGCTGCGTGGGAGGGCGCGCCGCTCCTGTACCTGACCAGTGACATTCCCTTCGTCACCGCCGCAGCCGTTCAGCGTTTCGCACAGCGTAGCGCGAGTTACTCGATCACGATGCCGCTGGCAGAGCACGACGCGTACGTCCGTCGTTTTCCGGATGCGCCCGAACACGTCGTCGAGCTTGGTGGCGAACGCGTCGCAAACGGCAACGTCTTCTTCATCGCTGCCGACGCAATCGCTCCCGTGCGTTCCTGGGCGACGCGTTTTTTCGGCGCGCGGAAGAGCAAACTCGGGATGGCGCGGCTCTTAGGGCCCGCACTCCTCTTGCGATTCGTCCTCGGGAAACTCACGATCGGTGCGATCGAAGCCAAGGCACAGCGAACCCTCGGCTTTCCGGTCGCGGCCATCCGCGATAGCGATCCTGAAATCTGTTACGACGTCGACACGCTCGAAGAGTATCTCTACGCGCGCGACCAGCTAGAAAGGACGCCGGCGTGA
- a CDS encoding MFS transporter codes for MNGKPAAIGALWLGIQVVWGAILGISLQARTTELGLPNPVTAYAIVAACGATLAAITQVVIGFLADRRRSDVGHRREFYLAGIAIALPALIAFYLVPAYAGFIVAFVALQIGMNVFGGPYQAAVPDHVPRSRSGLASAWMSGYQFVGQCIGLVVATFAGDLFAALAIASILGLTFAVTFVHLRGLHPVQTARTRLHVDRNFRTLLASRALINLGFYTFVGFMFFFVRDVFGDASARQTTGMLFLSFTLAGVLGAALAGRASDQTDKRVVVSAAGVAIAVALIFLALSHSLVMVLICGTLAGIAWGAFFTADWAIAFVVLPNQMMASAMGVWNLAAALPQIAAPVIGAAIVASVGPRAVHLAIVIEFVLGTLWLWRLPPLRGETLDLPELAVTTIH; via the coding sequence GTGAACGGCAAGCCCGCAGCAATCGGTGCGTTGTGGCTCGGTATTCAAGTCGTGTGGGGCGCGATCTTGGGGATCTCGTTGCAGGCACGCACGACCGAGTTGGGATTACCGAATCCGGTAACCGCATATGCGATCGTCGCCGCATGCGGCGCGACGCTCGCGGCGATCACGCAGGTCGTCATCGGGTTTCTTGCGGATCGCCGGCGTTCCGACGTGGGCCACCGCCGTGAATTTTACCTCGCCGGCATTGCGATCGCACTGCCCGCGTTGATCGCCTTCTATTTGGTCCCGGCGTATGCCGGATTCATCGTGGCGTTCGTAGCGTTGCAAATCGGCATGAACGTTTTCGGCGGCCCGTATCAAGCCGCGGTCCCGGATCACGTTCCACGCTCGCGCAGCGGTTTGGCATCCGCGTGGATGAGTGGCTATCAGTTTGTCGGGCAGTGCATCGGCCTGGTCGTCGCCACGTTTGCGGGCGATCTTTTCGCGGCCCTTGCGATCGCAAGCATTCTCGGGCTCACGTTCGCGGTGACGTTCGTCCATCTGCGTGGCTTGCATCCGGTGCAGACGGCGCGCACCCGCCTCCACGTCGATCGTAATTTCCGTACGCTGTTGGCGTCGCGCGCGCTGATCAATCTGGGGTTTTACACGTTCGTCGGTTTCATGTTCTTCTTCGTACGGGATGTCTTCGGTGATGCGAGCGCACGCCAAACCACAGGCATGCTGTTCCTGTCCTTTACTCTCGCGGGCGTCCTGGGTGCAGCGCTGGCCGGCCGGGCATCCGATCAGACCGACAAACGCGTCGTCGTCAGCGCCGCCGGAGTTGCGATCGCCGTGGCCTTGATCTTCTTGGCACTCTCACACTCGCTCGTCATGGTGCTGATCTGCGGAACGCTGGCCGGGATTGCATGGGGCGCCTTCTTTACCGCCGATTGGGCGATCGCGTTCGTCGTGCTTCCGAATCAGATGATGGCATCGGCGATGGGTGTATGGAATCTTGCGGCCGCGCTTCCGCAAATCGCAGCTCCGGTGATCGGCGCGGCAATCGTCGCATCAGTCGGGCCTCGCGCCGTGCATCTCGCGATCGTGATCGAATTCGTCCTGGGAACGCTCTGGCTTTGGCGGCTCCCACCGCTACGGGGCGAGACGCTCGATCTTCCAGAGCTCGCCGTCACGACGATACACTAA
- the pdxH gene encoding pyridoxamine 5'-phosphate oxidase has protein sequence MNTDPFVEFGTWFEHAQNAGFDEPNAMSLATADANGRPSVRTVLLRGWDRLGFTFYTNYESRKGDDVAANPQVALLFFWGKLSRQIRIEGMIEKLTSEESDAYYQSRPRGHRLGAWASAQSRPVGSRDELEAKMAEIEARFPGDVPRPPYWGGYRVRPERFEFWEGRPNRLHERLVYRRDGELWKIERLAP, from the coding sequence GTGAACACCGATCCCTTTGTGGAATTCGGCACCTGGTTCGAGCACGCCCAAAACGCAGGCTTCGACGAACCGAACGCGATGTCGCTTGCAACCGCGGATGCGAACGGCCGTCCTTCGGTACGCACGGTTCTCTTACGCGGCTGGGATCGGCTAGGCTTCACATTCTACACGAACTACGAGAGTCGCAAAGGCGACGACGTCGCGGCGAACCCCCAAGTCGCTTTACTATTTTTCTGGGGCAAGCTTTCGCGACAAATCCGCATCGAGGGTATGATCGAGAAACTGACGTCTGAAGAATCGGACGCCTACTATCAGAGCCGGCCACGGGGTCATCGCCTCGGTGCGTGGGCGTCGGCGCAAAGCCGCCCCGTCGGCAGCCGCGATGAGCTCGAAGCAAAGATGGCCGAGATCGAAGCGCGTTTCCCGGGCGACGTTCCCCGTCCGCCGTACTGGGGCGGATATCGCGTGCGCCCGGAACGATTCGAGTTTTGGGAAGGGCGCCCGAATCGCTTACACGAGCGCTTAGTGTATCGTCGTGACGGCGAGCTCTGGAAGATCGAGCGTCTCGCCCCGTAG
- a CDS encoding VWA domain-containing protein has translation MSVQRPLALVLSILVAFAIAWLIAALGRRRRREAFTYSNLPFLLDAAQISAWPMRVLAGVIALGVLLGGVAFAGVGLVLPVPAKDSSIVLCLDTSGSMRATDVEPSREAAVRAAARAFVQDTPGGTRIGIVSFATYAQRVADLNDDKTSVLSALDNVPPANGATAIGDALALAGQMLPVQGHRAIVLVTDGVNNNGVDPLSTAQQLGARGISIYTVGIGTNGSGLAIPGTTEEASIDEDALREIATAGKGTYTRTVDAAAIAATFRDLARTTIWERRRIDVSFGLAIAGAGALVLGFVGALAAGRFP, from the coding sequence ATGAGCGTTCAGCGCCCACTGGCACTCGTCCTCAGCATTCTCGTCGCTTTCGCGATTGCGTGGCTGATCGCCGCGCTCGGACGGCGCCGGCGGCGCGAAGCATTCACGTATTCGAATCTTCCATTCTTGCTGGATGCCGCGCAGATCTCGGCATGGCCGATGCGCGTGCTCGCCGGCGTGATCGCGCTCGGCGTTTTGCTCGGCGGCGTAGCCTTTGCCGGCGTCGGTCTTGTCTTACCGGTTCCGGCCAAAGACAGCAGCATAGTCTTATGTTTGGACACCTCCGGCTCGATGCGCGCAACGGACGTCGAACCGTCGCGTGAAGCCGCCGTACGCGCGGCGGCCCGCGCGTTCGTACAAGATACGCCGGGCGGAACACGAATCGGAATCGTCTCGTTCGCAACGTATGCGCAGCGCGTCGCGGATTTGAACGACGACAAAACAAGCGTGCTGTCTGCGCTCGATAATGTCCCCCCCGCGAACGGTGCGACCGCAATCGGTGATGCGTTGGCGCTTGCCGGGCAAATGTTACCAGTTCAAGGACACCGCGCGATCGTGCTCGTGACCGATGGAGTCAACAACAACGGCGTGGATCCGCTCTCGACGGCGCAACAGCTGGGCGCTCGCGGTATTTCGATCTACACGGTCGGCATCGGTACCAACGGGAGTGGTCTTGCAATCCCAGGGACTACGGAAGAAGCGTCGATCGATGAAGATGCGCTGCGTGAGATTGCAACGGCCGGCAAAGGCACCTACACGCGTACCGTCGATGCCGCAGCGATTGCCGCGACGTTCCGGGATCTTGCGCGCACGACCATTTGGGAGCGTCGACGCATCGACGTTTCGTTTGGACTCGCGATTGCCGGAGCCGGCGCGCTCGTCCTCGGTTTCGTCGGCGCACTCGCGGCAGGACGTTTCCCGTGA
- a CDS encoding DUF58 domain-containing protein, translating to MNSAIRNALLAGRRRPVVRGGTRPYPRRGDGFEIAELRGYVDGDDPRRIDWAATARAGGLQVRVLLEEHALCFAAIVDDSASLDVGRTRTLRTAAYEALDAWADALAREDRGARILSDAVDAPRLLGARAASRLRERREIAAFDLDSALRLARAALPRDSALLVVSDFYARLDVELLREIGAFVDSTALIAHDPWADGMPLHGFVNLRDAESGATRSIFLGGKSRRRFRDAVARRERELAEQFASCGWRAGLLNADDGAASLDAAFGI from the coding sequence GTGAATTCCGCGATCCGCAACGCCCTGCTCGCCGGACGCCGGCGTCCGGTCGTGCGCGGAGGTACGCGTCCATATCCACGACGCGGCGACGGGTTCGAGATTGCCGAGCTGCGCGGTTATGTCGACGGCGACGATCCGCGCCGCATCGACTGGGCTGCAACGGCCCGCGCAGGCGGCCTCCAAGTCCGCGTCCTGCTTGAAGAGCATGCGCTGTGCTTCGCGGCAATCGTTGATGATTCGGCTTCGCTCGACGTCGGCCGCACGCGCACGCTCCGGACCGCAGCTTACGAAGCTCTCGATGCTTGGGCAGATGCGCTCGCGCGTGAGGATCGCGGCGCGCGTATTCTGTCCGACGCCGTCGACGCACCGCGCCTACTGGGAGCGCGCGCAGCGAGCCGGTTGCGTGAACGGCGCGAGATCGCGGCATTCGATCTGGATTCGGCATTACGACTTGCACGAGCTGCTTTGCCGCGCGATTCGGCCTTACTCGTCGTCAGCGACTTCTACGCACGTCTCGACGTCGAATTGCTCCGCGAGATCGGAGCGTTCGTCGATTCGACCGCACTCATCGCACACGATCCGTGGGCCGATGGGATGCCGCTACACGGTTTCGTCAATCTACGCGACGCCGAGAGCGGCGCAACGCGGTCGATCTTTCTGGGCGGCAAATCTCGCCGCAGGTTCCGCGATGCCGTCGCTCGCCGCGAGCGCGAGCTCGCAGAACAGTTTGCGTCCTGCGGTTGGCGCGCCGGGTTACTGAATGCAGACGACGGCGCAGCGTCCCTGGACGCCGCGTTCGGAATATGA
- a CDS encoding MoxR family ATPase, whose protein sequence is MSARPGALRAAVEQTIVGQHVVVDGMLVALIANGHVLLEGPPGVAKTLAARSLAQAIGGTFRRIQFTPDLLPSDIVGTRVFDQRTGNFATVPGPIFANIVLADEINRSPAKVQSALLEGMQERQATIGPETLPFPEPFVVLATMNPLDDDGTYALPLAQRDRFALNLYVDYPSREEEVAILERFGGSEVHPVRDAVTLDDIREWKREAERVHLEPRLRSYIVDMIRATRDPDGTRGRYVERGASPRAALILAQLAKARAVFEGRTYVVPDDIRSLAVPTLRHRVGFTYRVASEKIDIVELLESFITQVPTP, encoded by the coding sequence ATGAGCGCGCGCCCAGGCGCCCTTCGCGCCGCCGTCGAGCAAACGATCGTCGGGCAACACGTCGTCGTCGATGGCATGCTCGTCGCGCTGATCGCCAACGGTCACGTTCTCCTCGAAGGGCCGCCCGGCGTTGCGAAAACCCTGGCTGCGCGCAGTTTGGCTCAAGCCATCGGCGGAACGTTCCGGCGGATTCAATTCACGCCGGATCTGTTGCCGAGCGATATCGTCGGTACGCGCGTGTTCGATCAGCGCACGGGAAACTTCGCGACGGTCCCCGGACCGATCTTCGCGAACATCGTTCTCGCGGACGAGATCAATCGTTCGCCCGCGAAAGTTCAATCCGCGTTACTCGAAGGGATGCAAGAACGGCAAGCCACTATCGGCCCCGAGACGCTGCCGTTCCCGGAACCCTTCGTCGTGCTCGCCACGATGAATCCGCTCGACGACGACGGCACCTATGCGCTTCCCTTAGCCCAACGCGACCGCTTCGCCCTCAATCTCTACGTCGACTATCCGTCGCGCGAAGAAGAGGTTGCGATTCTCGAACGCTTCGGCGGAAGCGAAGTCCACCCGGTTCGCGACGCGGTGACGCTTGATGACATTCGCGAATGGAAGCGCGAAGCCGAACGAGTCCACTTGGAACCGCGTCTGCGTTCCTACATCGTCGACATGATTCGCGCGACGCGCGACCCGGACGGCACGCGCGGCCGCTACGTCGAGCGCGGTGCGAGTCCGCGGGCGGCTCTCATTCTGGCCCAGCTCGCAAAAGCGCGCGCCGTGTTCGAGGGTCGCACCTACGTCGTGCCGGACGACATTCGTTCGCTGGCCGTACCCACGCTGCGGCACCGCGTCGGATTTACGTATCGCGTCGCGAGCGAGAAGATCGACATCGTCGAATTGCTCGAGTCGTTCATCACTCAAGTACCGACGCCGTGA